One segment of Trachemys scripta elegans isolate TJP31775 chromosome 1, CAS_Tse_1.0, whole genome shotgun sequence DNA contains the following:
- the LOC117885907 gene encoding olfactory receptor 52E4-like — protein MAAFNLSHFDPSTFFLTGIPGLEAAHIWISIPLSVFYIISLLGNFIILFVVSKEQDLHKPMYLLICMLALVDIVTSTSIVPKELCIFWFNLNSITVGGCFTQMFFLYAISSMQSSILVIMAFDRYVAICNPLRYTTILTNHRIAKLGLVGLIRAVLVILPMPLLLSSQPFCANRIIPHTFCNHMAVAKISCGDTTVSRMYALVIVIVFTALDLPLIALSYVLITRALFRISSKKTHQKALNTCTAHIFVMLMFYPPFIFSTLTYRFGQGIAPHITVMLANLYSAVTPMLNPIIYGVKTKELCDKVYKYSCRRQSPGATDFKHS, from the coding sequence ATGGCAGCTTTCAACCTCTCCCACTTTGACCCTTCAACATTCTTCCTAACAGGCATCCCTGGCCTGGAAGCTGCCCACATCTGGATTTCAATCCCTTTATCTGTGTTCTACATTATCAGCCTATTGGGAAATTTCATAATTCTGTTCGTTGTAAGCAAAGAGCAGGACCTCCACAAGCCGATGTATCTGCTGATCTGCATGCTGGCGCTCGTAGACATTGTCACCTCTACCTCCATTGTGCCAAAAGaactgtgtatattttggttcaatttgaacAGCATTACTGTGGGTGGCTGCTTCACCCAGATGTTCTTCCTTTATGCGATTTCTTCTATGCAGTCATCCATCCTCGTGATAATGGCCTTCGACCGCTATGTTGCCATATGTAACCCTCTGAGATACACCACCATCCTCACCAACCATCGAATAGCTAAACTAGGGCTAGTGGGTTTGATAAGAGCTGTTCTTGTTATTCTGCCTATGCCTCTGCTCCTGAGCAGCCAGCCATTCTGTGCCAACCGCATTATCCCACACACATTCTGCAATCACATGGCTGTGGCAAAGATTTCATGTGGGGACACCACAGTCAGCAGGATGTACGCCTTGGTGATAGTGATTGTATTCACTGCGTTAGACCTGCCCCTCATTGCCCTGTCCTATGTTCTGATCACCAGGGCCCTCTTCAGAATATCCTCAAAGAAAACCCACCAGAAAGCCCtcaacacctgcacagcccacatTTTTGTGATGTTGATGTTTTATCCTCCCTTCATCTTCTCCACCTTGACATACCGGTTTGGTCAGGGCATTGCTCCCCACATAACCGTCATGTTGGCCAACCTCTATTCCGCTGTCACCCCTATGCTCAATCCTATCATTTATGgggtcaaaaccaaagagcttTGTGACAAAGTTTACAAATACAGCTGCAGAAGGCAATCGCCTGGGGCCACTGACTTTAAACATTCATGA